A genomic stretch from Mus pahari chromosome 6, PAHARI_EIJ_v1.1, whole genome shotgun sequence includes:
- the Tmem52 gene encoding transmembrane protein 52 yields MAPGPSATQGILLLLPLLPLSQVTLGSADGNCDPSDQCPPQARWSSLWHVGLILLAILLMLLCGVTASCVRFCCLRKQTHSQTHAPAAWQPCDGTVIPMDSDSPAHSTVTSYSSVQYPLGMRLPLYFGEPDPDSMVPPTYSLYASELPPSYDEVVKMIKAREEAAAPEKTNSLPEALEPEITGGPQEPGPNAQQP; encoded by the exons ATGGCCCCGGGGCCGTCAGCCACACAGGGaatcctgctgctgctgcctctcctgcctctgtcccag GTGACGCTGGGTTCCGCGGACGGCAACTGTGACCCCTCAGATCA GTGCCCGCCCCAGGCTCGCTGGAGCAGCCTATGGCATGTGGG TCTCATCCTGCTCGCCATACTCCTGATGCTTCTGTGTGGGGTCACAGCCAGCTGTGTACGATTCTGCTGCCTCAGGAAGCAGACGCACAGCCAGACACACGCACCAGCGGCGTGGCAGCCCTGTGACGGGACAGTCATCCCAATGGACAGCGACAGCCCCGCGCACAGCACTGTGACCT CCTACAGTTCCGTGCAGTACCCACTGGGCATGCGGCTGCCCCTGTACTTTGGAGAGCCAGACCCTGACTCCATGGTCCCTCCCACCTACAGCCTATATGCTTCTGAGCTGCCACCCTCCTATGATGAAGTTGTGAAGATGATaaaagccagagaggaagcagcagcTCCTGAGAAAACCAACTCTCTGCCTGAGGCCTTGGAGCCAGAGATCACTGGAGGGCCCCAGGAGCCAGGCCCCAATGCCCAGCAACCCTAG